A region from the Sandaracinus amylolyticus genome encodes:
- a CDS encoding DUF1552 domain-containing protein encodes MRLSRRAMLRGALGGAVCTMGLPLLDAMLDGHGTAHADGTALPKRFAVFFWANGLPWHGAHGHGRPDHWTPSTIGAGWSATPLLSPLAGLEPSIDVITGLEPHTEIPSDPPGQGDGHMRGCAVALTSDRPRSEGFHHPDHVFAFQRATLDQVIAAHPDFAGRSILGTQPRFRSIELAVSGARFHDYGHWNAISHRGPDMLNLPMRSARELFAHLFGVPADTAVLGRRASVLDVVAEDARALRRRLGGRDRERLDAHLEHVGEIQTRLRAGVAACTTPAMPGESGGDLIAETEAQTRLLALAMSCDLTRVASMMLTSPATTHVFRDVGVAGGMHQVVHDGDWDAAYRVTQRQMQALRVFLDVLASVPDHDGGTLLDSMVVYATSEYGEGTTHSNREHPVILAGGARGALARGIHAREPGGNLAKVHVTILRALGIETPSYGFHGAETSDAIPGLLV; translated from the coding sequence ATGAGGCTCTCGCGACGCGCGATGCTCCGCGGTGCGCTCGGCGGCGCGGTGTGCACGATGGGCCTGCCGCTGCTCGACGCGATGCTCGACGGTCACGGCACCGCGCACGCCGACGGCACCGCGCTCCCGAAGCGCTTCGCGGTGTTCTTCTGGGCGAACGGGCTGCCGTGGCACGGCGCGCACGGCCACGGTCGGCCGGATCACTGGACGCCGAGCACGATCGGCGCGGGCTGGAGCGCGACGCCGCTGCTGAGCCCGCTCGCGGGCCTCGAGCCCTCGATCGACGTGATCACCGGGCTCGAGCCGCACACCGAGATCCCCAGCGATCCCCCGGGCCAGGGCGACGGCCACATGCGCGGCTGCGCGGTCGCGCTCACCAGCGATCGACCGCGCAGCGAGGGGTTCCATCACCCCGATCACGTCTTCGCGTTCCAGCGCGCGACGCTCGATCAGGTGATCGCCGCGCACCCCGACTTCGCGGGGCGCTCGATCCTCGGAACGCAGCCGCGCTTCCGCTCGATCGAGCTCGCCGTGAGCGGCGCGCGCTTCCACGACTACGGGCACTGGAACGCGATCTCGCACCGCGGGCCCGACATGCTGAACCTGCCGATGCGCTCGGCGCGCGAGCTCTTCGCGCACCTCTTCGGCGTGCCCGCGGACACGGCGGTGCTCGGCCGTCGCGCGAGCGTGCTCGACGTCGTCGCGGAGGACGCGCGGGCGCTGCGGCGCCGGCTCGGCGGGCGCGATCGCGAGCGCCTCGATGCGCACCTCGAGCACGTCGGCGAGATCCAGACGCGCCTGCGCGCGGGCGTCGCGGCGTGCACGACGCCCGCGATGCCGGGCGAGAGCGGCGGTGATCTGATCGCCGAGACCGAGGCCCAGACGCGCCTGCTCGCGCTCGCGATGTCGTGCGATCTCACGCGCGTCGCGTCGATGATGCTCACCTCGCCCGCGACCACGCACGTCTTCCGCGACGTCGGCGTCGCCGGCGGCATGCACCAGGTCGTGCACGACGGCGACTGGGACGCGGCGTATCGCGTCACCCAGCGCCAGATGCAGGCGTTGCGCGTGTTCCTCGACGTGCTCGCGTCGGTGCCCGATCACGACGGCGGGACGCTGCTCGACTCGATGGTCGTCTACGCGACGAGCGAGTACGGCGAGGGCACGACCCACAGCAACCGCGAGCACCCGGTGATCCTCGCGGGCGGCGCGCGCGGTGCGCTCGCGCGCGGCATCCACGCGCGCGAGCCGGGCGGCAACCTCGCGAAGGTCCACGTCACGATCCTGCGCGCGCTCGGGATCGAGACGCCGAGCTACGGGTTCCACGGCGCCGAGACGAGCGACGCGATCCCCGGCCTGCTCGTCTGA